Genomic DNA from Brassica rapa cultivar Chiifu-401-42 chromosome A04, CAAS_Brap_v3.01, whole genome shotgun sequence:
aaatacaaaattagttttaataaatataaatatttttataaatatgaaatcatcttttcataaatacaaaatatttttttaaaaatacaaaaataataaaatagtgtttataaataaaaaaaatgttttataaatacaaaattagttttaataaatataaatatttttatagatatgaaatcatctttttataaaaataaaatagtttttataaatacaaaaaaataataaaatagtgtttataaatcaaaaaatgttttataaatacaaaattagttttataaatataaatatttttatagatatgaaatcatctttttataaatacaaaatagcttttataaatacaaaaaataataaaatagtgtttataaatcaaaaaaatattttataaatacaaaattagttttaaaatatgaaatcatcttttataaatccaaaaatcgaatttatatacaaaaaacgttttttatatttaaaaatagtttttataaatataaaaataaaaaaatagtgtttataaatcaaaaaatgttttataaatacaaaattagttttaataaatataaatatttttataaatatgaaatcatcttttataaatccgaaaatcgaatttatatacaaaaaacgttttgtaaaatcgaatttatatagaaaaacgttttgtaaatacaaaaataataaaaaatttataaaaaattctaaatcaattcaacacaaccaaatcacaattctaaacctattacacaacaaatcacaatcctacccaatcaccctaacaaaaatctatcaaaaaacttctaaaatcatcaaatctacttaagaACCTAACAAATAGGACATAAGAGAGTGGGATAAGGTCCTTACATGATTTGTAAGGGAATGGAGAGGATTCGCCGGAGATATCGTCGCGAGAGAAGGTGGAGAACGccggaaggagagagagatcgccggagaggaagaagagagaaatggggaagaagatgtGTTTCGAGTTTATAAAACCTAGGGTCCGACGGAtattttccgtcggaatttcctcagtattttcaatttcaattttcgcgaaatatttggcggcttgtttgcccggttaaatgaaaatattccgaggaaattccgacggccacttaaatatccgtcggaatttcctcggaataatTTCATTAATTCGAGGAAAAAGAATATCCTGTGCATgtatttctattaatttatattgttcctcggaatttcctcggaatattccgaggaaattccgaggaacacatgtttggggtttcaaaacatcaaatttttttgccctatatcatttcttatacaaatgcaatgcataccattgaggaatctttgtatagatgatcataaaccatgaaataacaaaatttcaaaacgaattgtaagtattccctttaccgttcattaaagtgtataagtgtttctcttatgttgtggggatttcgttcacacaatcggaaaagtgttatataagtgtttcacttaaacaaattttgacttcataatcagtctaagacacttaataggggttatataagtgttattcaaaccgcaaaacgttgttttcggtttaaaaaccctacttcctcggaaaagcctcggaatattccgaggaaattccgaggaaaaacaagtgttcctcggaatttcctcggaatattccgaggcttttccgaAGAAACAGAAACCCTAAAAGCAAAGCCCTGAATCGTCGGAttccttcttctcctttttttttgaagattttgggttggtttttgTCAGATTTTCTAGTTTGTTGTGGAGTGTGAATAAACAAACAATCCACTAGCCTTGTGAGTTCTGTTACATTGGTTACTTCTGTTTGCGTATTATTATTCTTTGATtatttaagaataaaaaaaaaatactgaatTAAACCGATAAAAACGTcaatttggtttggttctgaatcggttattttggtttgtaaatattttcgaaatgtattgttttatttttattattataaataaactaaaaatgcgAGATAAATCATATAacaaaattcttttattttgattgttatacaactgtatttatataaattttaatttgagtataaaatattaaaaacactaataaaattttatatgaacctatgttatttcattaaaaaaatattataaattaacctAATGCATACTAAATtacaataattaatttattaaaattatttcttaaaaatatataatatcgtGGTATAATATGAGTTAGTTAATAGAATAAGTATAAATATACTTTTGcaatttgtattaaaaatactccttacatatcaaaaatatgaaaatattaacatCTCAAATTAGCGTTCCCAAATTTAAATCTGAAATCTAAACTTATACATATTTGATAGaagtaaaaatgaaatttcTCATAAAtgattttcatataattttgaatatttaaactAAGAAATTCTAAATGCAATGAACACGTTGTGCTGACATCATTAATCACACTTGTTGACGTAAACATGAGCGAGAAAAATACgaagaaaaacaataataataattaaataataggACGAAAAAGAATCAAAGAGACGACGACCAAGTCAAGGCTCAAAGGGGTTAGTTACCTTTTCCTCTAAACAAtctattttcttctccttcttcttacGTTGTTGTTGAGAAGAAGGAGACGAAGCGATCAGATAATCTCTCTACTTACTCCGATTCGCCGGAGAGAAGAGCCATGAAAACCTCTCTCCGCCGCTTGCGAGGCGTGCTCCACAAACACGAATCCAAGGATCGGAGAGATCTTCGATTCCTCGTTCAGCAGGACGAGCTCGCCCAGGCTTCGCAGGTCCCAatcttcatctctctctttctctctctctctttcgagATTGTCCACCTTGAATTAGTTTCCAATTTAGGCTTGCGAATGATGGATCTGTACTTGTGTAGCTTTGTTCACGAATGCGATTGTTGTTTTGTTGGCAGGACGTGAAAGAGATGAGAGATTGCTATGATAGCTTGCTCTCTGCTGCGGCTGCTACTGCTAATAGCGCTTATGGTAAAATCCTATTCTTCCTTTAAATAACGTTTAGAGGATAATGGCGTTTCTTTGATTTGATTGGTTGCTAGATGTAGCTTGGATACTTTCACTGTTGCATTCTTGTTTGGCTTAGTTTAATAACGTGTAGGTCTGCTTCATTTGGAATGTATATTGAACTTAAGTTTAGCTTCTTTTTTGCATCCCTGTTTATGGAGATGAACGTCGTCTGCCTGTTAGTAAAATGGTATTATTCTTATGGTTTGCAGATTTCGTTTGCTTGCAGAATTTTCTGAATCTTTGCGAGAACTAGGTGCTTGTCTTCTTGAGAAAACTGCACTTAATGACGATGAAGAAAGTGGTGAGTTTGCCAAGCAGTTTACTTAAGTTTACattttttctctatatataatgtGCTTCTGAAACGCTTTGCTTCTCTTACTCTTATGTAGGTAAAGTGTTGCTTATGCTGGGAAAATTGCAGTTTGAACTGCAAAAACTTGTTGATAAATATGTGagtttttcagatctggttCAACTGATAATATTTCCTTTGTCTAACCACCAGAAAATCAAATATACATTTTTGATTCAGCGGTCTCATATATTCCAAACGATCACAATCCCCTCAGAGTCACTTCTTAATGAACTCCGCATAGTTGAGGTAGAGCGTTTTTGATATGCTTTTGCTGATTCAGCCCTTCAAGTGACGATAGATATTAATGTGGGTTTAATGTTGGTGCAGGAAATGATGCGGCTTTGTGATGAGAAAAGGTTGTTTTTGCCTTGCCTTCTTTTTCATCTCTAGACACCTATTACCGTCATGAAGTTATAAAACACCTATTACTGTAATTGCAAAAGTAAAGTAAAGAGTCTACGTTGAAGATGTATGCCAATATTTGTTCAGTTCTTAGCGATACGTGAGTGTTGTAAGGGAACACTTCAGAAATTTGATTAGTCTCATGATGGGAATACCATACCTTAGTTACTAAATTATCCCCTCGTATCTAAATTTTCGCTCATGTTAGTGGGTAAACGTATGTCTAGTCATGGAATTTTTTTAGCTTTTCAGGAATGTTTATGAAGGCATGCTTACAAGACAAAGAGAGAAAGGGAGGTCGAAGGGTGGGAAAGGAGAAACTTTTACGGCGCAGCAACTACAACAAGCTCATGAGGAATATGATAACGAGACAACATTATTTGTTTTCCGTTTAAAATCTCTGAAACAAGGGCAAACACGTAGTCTTTTGACTCAGGCAGCACGGCACCATGCAGCTCAGGTTTTCATCCTGAGCCGTGTCCTTATCCTTCTGTTTCGATCACCAGAGCACCATTTTGATGCcccttttgtgtgtgtttatgcAGTTATGCTTCTTCAAGAAGGCTCTTAATTCCCTTGAAGAAGTAGAGCCGCATGTACAGATGGTAACCGAGTCGCAGCATATTGATTACCATTTCAGTGGATTGGAAGATGATGACGAAATCGAAAACAATGAAGAAGATGATTCTGAGGTGAATGATGATGGAGAACTGAGTTTTGAGTATAGAATGAATGACAAGGACCAAAATGCAGATTCTTCACCTAGTGTCTCCTCACAGgtgatttttcatatatttacgGTTCTGATGATATATCTCTTTTTTGGTGCTTTTGAAGATTGGTCATAGGATAGTAATACTCTGTATGCCAAATGCTTGTCCTAATTGTGACCAACTTAATGCATGCAGTTGGGTCAGTCAGACATCACATTTCCACTAGTTGCAGGACTAAACACTGCACAGGTAATATAATCTACTTTGGATCATATCTTCTCTACTTTTCCTTTCAAATGACACGGAAAATTTCTCAGGATGCTCATTGttcaatgaatttttttattcagCAGGAAAATAAGGAAGCAAGCTACGGGAGATCTCGTTCTTACAGGAGAGATGTTAGGATTGAGAGCCAATCAGCACCCCTTTTTGCTGAGAACCGGACAATGCCTCCTTCAGAGAAGCTCTTACGGATGCGTTCATCTCTGACACGAAAATTCAGCACGTACGCATTGCCAACACCTGTGGAAACAGCTAGAAGTTCCTCATCTATTACAAGTCTAgctaacaacaacaacaacatggcTTCATCTAATCCCGCAAAGGCAATAACAAAAAACATTTGGTATTCATCCCCACTGGAAGCTCGTGGACCTGCAAAGGTTTCTTCTAGACCGATGTCAGCCTTGAAAGAACAAGTTCTGAGAGAGAGTAACAAGAACACATCTTCTCAGCTGCCTCGGCCTTCGTCAGATGGACTCTTTTACTCTCGTATCGGGTCACTCAAGAGACGATCCTTTTCCGGTCCAATTACAAGTAAACCATTACCTAACAAGCCTCTCTCTTCAACGCCTCGTTTATACTCAGGTCCAATCCCAAGGAGTTCAGTTTCCAAGTTGCCAAAAGTGTCGACATCATCTCCAACTGCTTCTCCTACATTTGTCTCAACCCCGAAAATAAGCGAGCTCCATGAGCTTCCTAGACCACCATCAAGCAGCTCTGCTAAGTCCTCGAGGGTATTTGGATATTCAGCACCTCTGGTTTCGAAGAGCCAATTGCTTAGTAAACCTCTTGTTTCAAGTTCAGCAGCTCCTCTCCCAATACCACCTGCAATCACTCGTAGCTTCTCTATACCTACTAGCAACCTCAGAGCAACAGAGTTAGACATGTCTAAAACGAGTTTGGGTGCTAATAAGTTAAGCACTGCCTCGCCTCCTTTAACCCCGATGTCATTGAGCCATCCACCTCCTCCCTCTGCTATTACCGAGCACGCAGAGCACCTAACCATGTCCAAAGAAGAGGTAAACCATAGATTCTCTATACATTTATGAACTGTCCAAGTGTGAAAATACGTAAGCGTCCTGATATTTGTTCTAATGTGTGAATTACAGAGGACTAGGAAGACATTCCCTCTAGTTACAGATATGTAAATACCCCCTCCTGTTTTTTTCTTCAAGAGAGAGTCGAACAGTGATAAGGAATTG
This window encodes:
- the LOC103865275 gene encoding uncharacterized protein At2g33490 isoform X2 codes for the protein MKTSLRRLRGVLHKHESKDRRDLRFLVQQDELAQASQDVKEMRDCYDSLLSAAAATANSAYEFSESLRELGACLLEKTALNDDEESGKVLLMLGKLQFELQKLVDKYVSFSDLVQLIIFPLSNHQKIKYTFLIQRSHIFQTITIPSESLLNELRIVEEMMRLCDEKRNVYEGMLTRQREKGRSKGGKGETFTAQQLQQAHEEYDNETTLFVFRLKSLKQGQTRSLLTQAARHHAAQLCFFKKALNSLEEVEPHVQMVTESQHIDYHFSGLEDDDEIENNEEDDSEVNDDGELSFEYRMNDKDQNADSSPSVSSQLGQSDITFPLVAGLNTAQENKEASYGRSRSYRRDVRIESQSAPLFAENRTMPPSEKLLRMRSSLTRKFSTYALPTPVETARSSSSITSLANNNNNMASSNPAKAITKNIWYSSPLEARGPAKVSSRPMSALKEQVLRESNKNTSSQLPRPSSDGLFYSRIGSLKRRSFSGPITSKPLPNKPLSSTPRLYSGPIPRSSVSKLPKVSTSSPTASPTFVSTPKISELHELPRPPSSSSAKSSRVFGYSAPLVSKSQLLSKPLVSSSAAPLPIPPAITRSFSIPTSNLRATELDMSKTSLGANKLSTASPPLTPMSLSHPPPPSAITEHAEHLTMSKEERTRKTFPLVTDM
- the LOC103865275 gene encoding uncharacterized protein At2g33490 isoform X1, whose product is MKTSLRRLRGVLHKHESKDRRDLRFLVQQDELAQASQDVKEMRDCYDSLLSAAAATANSAYEFSESLRELGACLLEKTALNDDEESGKVLLMLGKLQFELQKLVDKYVSFSDLVQLIIFPLSNHQKIKYTFLIQRSHIFQTITIPSESLLNELRIVEEMMRLCDEKRNVYEGMLTRQREKGRSKGGKGETFTAQQLQQAHEEYDNETTLFVFRLKSLKQGQTRSLLTQAARHHAAQLCFFKKALNSLEEVEPHVQMVTESQHIDYHFSGLEDDDEIENNEEDDSEVNDDGELSFEYRMNDKDQNADSSPSVSSQLGQSDITFPLVAGLNTAQQENKEASYGRSRSYRRDVRIESQSAPLFAENRTMPPSEKLLRMRSSLTRKFSTYALPTPVETARSSSSITSLANNNNNMASSNPAKAITKNIWYSSPLEARGPAKVSSRPMSALKEQVLRESNKNTSSQLPRPSSDGLFYSRIGSLKRRSFSGPITSKPLPNKPLSSTPRLYSGPIPRSSVSKLPKVSTSSPTASPTFVSTPKISELHELPRPPSSSSAKSSRVFGYSAPLVSKSQLLSKPLVSSSAAPLPIPPAITRSFSIPTSNLRATELDMSKTSLGANKLSTASPPLTPMSLSHPPPPSAITEHAEHLTMSKEERTRKTFPLVTDM
- the LOC103865275 gene encoding uncharacterized protein At2g33490 isoform X3; the protein is MKTSLRRLRGVLHKHESKDRRDLRFLVQQDELAQASQDVKEMRDCYDSLLSAAAATANSAYEFSESLRELGACLLEKTALNDDEESGKVLLMLGKLQFELQKLVDKYRSHIFQTITIPSESLLNELRIVEEMMRLCDEKRNVYEGMLTRQREKGRSKGGKGETFTAQQLQQAHEEYDNETTLFVFRLKSLKQGQTRSLLTQAARHHAAQLCFFKKALNSLEEVEPHVQMVTESQHIDYHFSGLEDDDEIENNEEDDSEVNDDGELSFEYRMNDKDQNADSSPSVSSQLGQSDITFPLVAGLNTAQQENKEASYGRSRSYRRDVRIESQSAPLFAENRTMPPSEKLLRMRSSLTRKFSTYALPTPVETARSSSSITSLANNNNNMASSNPAKAITKNIWYSSPLEARGPAKVSSRPMSALKEQVLRESNKNTSSQLPRPSSDGLFYSRIGSLKRRSFSGPITSKPLPNKPLSSTPRLYSGPIPRSSVSKLPKVSTSSPTASPTFVSTPKISELHELPRPPSSSSAKSSRVFGYSAPLVSKSQLLSKPLVSSSAAPLPIPPAITRSFSIPTSNLRATELDMSKTSLGANKLSTASPPLTPMSLSHPPPPSAITEHAEHLTMSKEERTRKTFPLVTDM
- the LOC103865275 gene encoding uncharacterized protein At2g33490 isoform X4, which gives rise to MKTSLRRLRGVLHKHESKDRRDLRFLVQQDELAQASQDVKEMRDCYDSLLSAAAATANSAYEFSESLRELGACLLEKTALNDDEESGKVLLMLGKLQFELQKLVDKYRSHIFQTITIPSESLLNELRIVEEMMRLCDEKRNVYEGMLTRQREKGRSKGGKGETFTAQQLQQAHEEYDNETTLFVFRLKSLKQGQTRSLLTQAARHHAAQLCFFKKALNSLEEVEPHVQMVTESQHIDYHFSGLEDDDEIENNEEDDSEVNDDGELSFEYRMNDKDQNADSSPSVSSQLGQSDITFPLVAGLNTAQENKEASYGRSRSYRRDVRIESQSAPLFAENRTMPPSEKLLRMRSSLTRKFSTYALPTPVETARSSSSITSLANNNNNMASSNPAKAITKNIWYSSPLEARGPAKVSSRPMSALKEQVLRESNKNTSSQLPRPSSDGLFYSRIGSLKRRSFSGPITSKPLPNKPLSSTPRLYSGPIPRSSVSKLPKVSTSSPTASPTFVSTPKISELHELPRPPSSSSAKSSRVFGYSAPLVSKSQLLSKPLVSSSAAPLPIPPAITRSFSIPTSNLRATELDMSKTSLGANKLSTASPPLTPMSLSHPPPPSAITEHAEHLTMSKEERTRKTFPLVTDM
- the LOC103865275 gene encoding uncharacterized protein At2g33490 isoform X6, coding for MLGKLQFELQKLVDKYRSHIFQTITIPSESLLNELRIVEEMMRLCDEKRNVYEGMLTRQREKGRSKGGKGETFTAQQLQQAHEEYDNETTLFVFRLKSLKQGQTRSLLTQAARHHAAQLCFFKKALNSLEEVEPHVQMVTESQHIDYHFSGLEDDDEIENNEEDDSEVNDDGELSFEYRMNDKDQNADSSPSVSSQLGQSDITFPLVAGLNTAQQENKEASYGRSRSYRRDVRIESQSAPLFAENRTMPPSEKLLRMRSSLTRKFSTYALPTPVETARSSSSITSLANNNNNMASSNPAKAITKNIWYSSPLEARGPAKVSSRPMSALKEQVLRESNKNTSSQLPRPSSDGLFYSRIGSLKRRSFSGPITSKPLPNKPLSSTPRLYSGPIPRSSVSKLPKVSTSSPTASPTFVSTPKISELHELPRPPSSSSAKSSRVFGYSAPLVSKSQLLSKPLVSSSAAPLPIPPAITRSFSIPTSNLRATELDMSKTSLGANKLSTASPPLTPMSLSHPPPPSAITEHAEHLTMSKEERTRKTFPLVTDM
- the LOC103865275 gene encoding uncharacterized protein At2g33490 isoform X5 → MLGKLQFELQKLVDKYVSFSDLVQLIIFPLSNHQKIKYTFLIQRSHIFQTITIPSESLLNELRIVEEMMRLCDEKRNVYEGMLTRQREKGRSKGGKGETFTAQQLQQAHEEYDNETTLFVFRLKSLKQGQTRSLLTQAARHHAAQLCFFKKALNSLEEVEPHVQMVTESQHIDYHFSGLEDDDEIENNEEDDSEVNDDGELSFEYRMNDKDQNADSSPSVSSQLGQSDITFPLVAGLNTAQQENKEASYGRSRSYRRDVRIESQSAPLFAENRTMPPSEKLLRMRSSLTRKFSTYALPTPVETARSSSSITSLANNNNNMASSNPAKAITKNIWYSSPLEARGPAKVSSRPMSALKEQVLRESNKNTSSQLPRPSSDGLFYSRIGSLKRRSFSGPITSKPLPNKPLSSTPRLYSGPIPRSSVSKLPKVSTSSPTASPTFVSTPKISELHELPRPPSSSSAKSSRVFGYSAPLVSKSQLLSKPLVSSSAAPLPIPPAITRSFSIPTSNLRATELDMSKTSLGANKLSTASPPLTPMSLSHPPPPSAITEHAEHLTMSKEERTRKTFPLVTDM